Proteins found in one Drosophila busckii strain San Diego stock center, stock number 13000-0081.31 chromosome 2R, ASM1175060v1, whole genome shotgun sequence genomic segment:
- the LOC108595822 gene encoding uncharacterized protein LOC108595822 — translation MSDQSYRKYAFAFVLRALAAASLLVVMSAIYRDDDDPSSHYIHPRRVMQ, via the coding sequence ATGTCGGATCAGAGCTATAGAAAATacgcgtttgcttttgtgttgcgCGCCTTGGCAGCTGCGAGTCTGCTCGTGGTGATGAGCGCTATATATCGGGACGATGATGATCCCAGCTCGCATTATATACATCCCAGACGTGTCATGCAATAA
- the LOC108596824 gene encoding uncharacterized protein LOC108596824 isoform X1 has product MDIESDSDTWEDFFGSTTELAPSLLGLYDSLTSNLAVGSVAINKALELQQSSNNNNSSNSCSGESTPKRSNSNCSSSSSNSNISSSDNQCGSYSLVAVAAAAAVREELSHTPLLVAGLRDEPDGAKLSRVVRAQSSELGSSQSIASSSSSSGSSLRRGNNIRVLSANVQRIITHAEAQAVSAVDLEALQQQQQQTPPSASSRSCSPKPAPRYIKSNHPSKVKLSHLPLSKFTNKLSAQSGSDLVCTYDANQEYNKSLKDDNITPTNKLAPGTPFHFKGEPFAKLQLLDMDSSKSQAAAPPAKHKAFVVASEPQSPEPLVDAINFDLVTQHIEQLTLSNLDLGESLGPETQLVEAINKPLISKPLTRSVSAPRATSTSSPQPPPTYARSKLKTQSSKASTLGGGMPLRLPTAEQLAELEEANKLSAESLDTLTDIKPKFAARLSELTRLNNRPLSSSSICSTSSSSSSGSDQLLNGRNAPSYLASVESLAESENELGDHHHPHTAALSVLERACLEIVDSERSFVEDLGQVIKGYLLEWKERACLRLDELQILFANIEEIYEFNSLLLQQLINSGMEPGKIAKCFINLRERFDVYTTYCTSYPEAISLLTKLLQAKHTNSLLASTQKHLQHRLPLGSYLLKPVQRILKYHLLLDSLRKHCDVKEVAEAYAIMRQVAYNIDQVKRKQEQQSRVKELSGILDGWMGPDLSVLRELRHEGLLMEQHNKPRQVLLFETMLIITKQKEDGRLQFKSLISQQNLMLSEHLPGEPTSFYVIPFHEPRNQIKLTARNREQKRIWTQHIKGVMLEKLDIPTRAKELVYQLGNEEDRTPDRSPWKWSLHSSSNSTPMYLERRNNCRRSEIRWRNSKFKRKTISNSSSFDSFNESLEQPQQQQQEQAKPAKPLSRNNSLDDTALQKLAAAVRYRSGGGKRASSKNEPECKCAEQGEECLCILRQQRNSRAKSQSPLLALKERSKSVPRIGLDELEDEDSAASLRGSKPDLSERKAKAKGYFEVKQYNHKTMPKRIATLKKQRCSSKKESCSKFYMDLDEFDSTVLKITESTEHLELAEEAQETPAPQQQQTVEQLSPAEKSKRDAQIVLELLKNTKEFERIYQKQKQRRESHSQANSPTPPPPLPPRPPSRSPPPLELEQQSKQSAMQAEQQDEPIYETLLRNVHVPYKFSPVLARAKSVQQVKPRERRAAAASRPESDYVTLVYTPEGVLQRVGEETLLQQRGSSSSSASSNSSDATLKRDSQSTVINLQLDAPDAGTRAIPKNLMKRLLSNGSSALEQVSQSELSLLPRALKSIDNLSLAFARSQSHSAAGNRPPERRVSDVSEMCRQSILHRQGSEAVGERMAHVDYADPKTLFSIIASSEASLQRDSVFSLTSSSCTSSDSMSGLEPPHSSNNSFEYEQQVEDSLENDFRDSAIYSDDNNEKRSLDFDLKMPRPRPRSPPPPPPPIAPKPSKEQLAQQLPATVLCPPHLSQAASRSWVLQQIENFNK; this is encoded by the exons GCAGCACCACAGAGTTGGCACCATCCTTGCTAGGACTATACGACAGCTTGACGAGCAACTTAGCCGTCGGTAGTGTTGCCATCAACAAAGCGCTTGAGCTgcaacagagcagcaacaacaacaacagtagcaacagttgcagcggTGAGTCAACGCCcaagcgcagcaacagcaactgcagcagcagcagcagcaacagcaacatcagcagcagtgaCAATCAGTGTGGCAGCTACAGTCTTgttgccgtcgccgccgctgcgGCAGTGCGAGAGGAGCTCAGCCATACGCCTTTGTTGGTAGCGGGACTGCGTGACGAGCCTGATGGCGCAAAACTAAGTCGCGTGGTGCGTGCACAAAGTTCGGAGCTGGGCAGCAGTCAGagcattgccagcagcagcagcagcagtggcagcagcctGCGACGTGGCAACAACATACGCGTGTTGTCAGCCAACGTGCAACGGATTATAACACATGCTGAGGCACAAGCAGTAAGCGCTGTGGATTTAgaggcactgcagcagcagcagcaacagacgccGCCCTCGGccagcagtcgcagctgcagtCCAAAGCCAGCGCCACGCTACATCAAATCCAATCACCCATCCAAAGTAAAGTTATCGCATTTGCCTTTGAGCAAGTTTACGAACAAGTTGTCGGCGCAGTCGGGCAGCGATTTGGTTTGCACCTACGATGCCAATCAGGAGTACAACAAGAGCTTGAAGGACGACAATATAACGCCGACGAATAAGCTGGCGCCAGGCACGCCATTTCACTTTAAAGGCGAACCCtttgccaagctgcagctgctggacatGGACAGCAGCAAGTCCCAAGCAGCGGCGCCGCCGGCCAAGCACAAAGCTTTTGTCGTAGCCAGCGAGCCGCAGAGTCCCGAGCCGCTAGTGGATGCCATAAACTTTGATCTGGTCACGCAGCACATAGAGCAGCTAACGCTAAGTAATTTGGACTTGGGCGAATCGCTGGGCCCGGAGACACAACTGGTTGAGGCCATTAACAAGCCGCTGATAAGCAAACCGCTGACGCGCAGCGTCTCAGCGCCGCGTGCCACATCCACATCCTCGCCACAGCCGCCGCCCACATATGCGCGCAGCAAGCTCAAGACGCAGAGCAGCAAGGCCAGCACTTTGGGTGGCGGCATGCCCTTGCGTCTGCCCACGGCCGAGCAGCTGGCCGAGCTGGAGGAGGCCAACAAGCTGTCAGCCGAGAGTCTGGATACGCTCACGGACATTAAGCCCAAATTTGCTGCGCGTCTAAGCGAACTAACGCGTCTGAACAATCGTCCGCTTTCGTCCAGCTCCATTTGCTCCACTTCATCCAGCTCCAGTTCTGGTTCGGATCAGCTGCTGAACGGACGCAATGCGCCTTCGTATCTGGCTAGCGTGGAGAGTCTAGCGGAGAGCGAGAACGAGCTTGGCGATCATCATCATCCGCATACGGCCGCTCTAAGCGTCCTGGAACGCGCCTGCCTTGAGATTGTCGACTCGGAGCGCAGTTTCGTCGAAGATCTCGGTCAGGTTATTAAAGG TTATCTGTTGGAGTGGAAAGAGCGCGCCTGTTTGCGCTTGGACGAATTGCAAATACTCTTTGCCAACATTGAAGAGATTTACGAATTCaactcgttgctgctgcagcagctcatcaaCTCGGGCATGGAGCCGGGTAAAATCGCCAAATGCTTCATTAATCTGCGCGAACGTTTTGATGTGTATACAACCTATTG CACAAGTTACCCGGAAGCCATCTCGCTGTTGACCAAACTGCTGCAGGCCAAGCACACCAACTCACTATTGGCCTCCACGCAAAAGCATCTGCAACATCGCCTGCCCCTGGGCTCCTATTTGCTGAAACCGGTGCAACGCATACTCAAGTATCATCTGCTGCTGGAC AGCCTGCGCAAGCATTGCGATGTGAAGGAGGTAGCCGAGGCATATGCGATTATGCGTCAGGTGGCGTACAACATCGATCAGGTCAAACGCAAACAGGAGCAACAGAGTCGTGTCAAGGAGCTGTCGGGCATACTAGACGGCTGGATGGGTCCAG ATCTAAGCGTTTTGCGTGAGCTACGGCACGAAGGTCTGTTGATGGAGCAGCACAACAAGCCGCGACAGGTGCTGCTCTTTGAGACAATGCTGATCATTACCAAGCAGAAGGAGGACGGTCGTCTGCAGTTCAAGAGCCTCATATCG caacagaatcTAATGCTGAGCGAACATTTGCCAGGAGAGCCGACTAGCTTCTATGTAATACCCTTTCATGAGCCGcgcaatcaaatcaaactgACGGCCAGAAATCGTGAACAGAAGCGCATTTGGACGCAGCACATCAAAGGCGTTATGCTGGAAAAGCTGGATATACCCACGCGCGCCAAGGAGCTTGTCTATCAGCTGGGCAACGAGGAAG ATCGCACGCCGGATCGCAGTCCCTGGAAGTGGAGCCTGCACTCGAGCAGCAATTCGACGCCCATGTACTTGGAGCGGCGCAACAATTGCCGACGCAGCGAGATACGTTGGCGCAACTCCAAGTTCAAGCGCAAGACCATCAGCAATTCCAGCTCATTTGATAGCTTTAACGAATCGCtggagcagccgcagcagcagcagcaggagcaagcTAAGCCTGCCAAGCCGCTGAGCAGGAATAATAGTTTGGATGATACGGCGCTGCAGAAGTTGGCGGCAGCAGTGCGTTATCGCAGCGGCGGTGGCAAGCGCGCGTCCAGCAAGAATGAGCCGGAGTGCAAATGTGCGGAGCAGGGGGAGGAGTGTCTTTGTATATTGAGACAGCAGCGCAACAGTCGCGccaagtcgcagtcgccgttGCTGGCGCTGAAGGAGCGCAGCAAGTCGGTGCCGCGCATTGGCTTGGACGAGCTGGAGGATGAGGATAGCGCCGCCTCGCTGCGTGGCAGCAAACCCGATCTCAGCGAGCGCAAGGCCAAGGCCAAGGGTTACTTTGAGGTCAAGCAGTATAATCACAAGACTATGCCCAAGCGCATTGCCACCTTGAagaagcagcgctgcagcagcaaaaaggaaagCTGCTCCAAGTTCTACATGGATCTGGATGAATTTGATAGCACAGTGCTGAAGATAACCGAGTCCACGGAGCATCTGGAGCTGGCTGAAGAAGCGCAGGAGACGCctgcgccgcagcagcagcaaactgtggAGCAGCTGTCGCCAGCGGAAAAGTCCAAGCGTGATGCACAGAttgtgctggagctgctgaaGAACACGAAGGAGTTCGAGCGCATCTATcagaagcaaaagcagcgacgcGAGAGTCACAGTCAAGCCAACAgtccgacgccgccgccgcctctgCCGCCACGTCCGCCTTCACGCTCGCCGCCAccgctggagctggagcagcagtcCAAGCAGTCAGCGATGCAAGCTGAGCAGCAGGATGAGCCCATCTATGAAACGCTGCTGCGCAATGTGCATGTCCCATATAAATTCTCGCCCGTGCTGGCGCGCGCCAAGTCCGTGCAGCAGGTGAAGCCGCGTGAGCGtcgcgcagctgcagcgtcgcGTCCAGAGTCCGACTATGTAACGCTCGTCTATACGCCAGAGGGCGTGTTGCAACGCGTGGGCGAGgaaacgctgctgcagcagcgcggcagcagcagcagcagcgccagcagcaacagttcgGATGCAACGCTTAAGCGTGATAGTCAAAGTACCGTTATTAATCTGCAGCTGGATGCGCCAGACGCCGGCACACGCGCCATACCAAAGAATCTAATGAAGCGTCTGCTAAGCAACGGCAGCTCAGCTCTGGAGCAGGTTAGCCAATCGgagctgtcgctgctgccgcgAGCGCTCAAGTCCATTGACAATCTGAGCTTGGCCTTTGCCcgcagccagagccacagcgCTGCCGGCAATCGTCCGCCGGAGCGCCGCGTCTCGGATGTCAGCGAAATGTGCCGTCAGAGCATTTTGCATCGCCAGGGCAGCGAGGCTGTGGGTGAGCGCATGGCGCATGTGGATTATGCCGATCCCAAGACGCTGTTCAGCATTATTGCCAGCTCGGAGGCTTCGCTGCAGCGTGACTCTGTCTTTTCGCTTACCAGCTCCTCCTGCACCTCCAGCGACAGCATGAGCGGCCTGGAGCCGCCGCACAGCTCCAACAATAGCTTCGAGTATGAGCAACAGGTGGAGGATAGTCTGGAGAATGATTTTCGTGACTCGGCCATTTATAGCGACGATAACAATGAGAAGCGTAGTCTggattttgatttgaaaatgccacgcccacgacCCAGAAgtccgccgccaccaccaccgcccATAGCACCCAAGCCCAGCAAGGAGCAACTtgctcagcagctgccagcaacgGTGCTCTGTCCACCGCATCTGAGCCAAGCGGCCTCGCGCAGTTGGGTACTGCAGCAAATCGAGAACTTTAACAAGTAG
- the LOC108596824 gene encoding myosin-M heavy chain isoform X2, whose protein sequence is MDIESDSDTWEDFFGSTTELAPSLLGLYDSLTSNLAVGSVAINKALELQQSSNNNNSSNSCSGESTPKRSNSNCSSSSSNSNISSSDNQCGSYSLVAVAAAAAVREELSHTPLLVAGLRDEPDGAKLSRVVRAQSSELGSSQSIASSSSSSGSSLRRGNNIRVLSANVQRIITHAEAQAVSAVDLEALQQQQQQTPPSASSRSCSPKPAPRYIKSNHPSKVKLSHLPLSKFTNKLSAQSGSDLVCTYDANQEYNKSLKDDNITPTNKLAPGTPFHFKGEPFAKLQLLDMDSSKSQAAAPPAKHKAFVVASEPQSPEPLVDAINFDLVTQHIEQLTLSNLDLGESLGPETQLVEAINKPLISKPLTRSVSAPRATSTSSPQPPPTYARSKLKTQSSKASTLGGGMPLRLPTAEQLAELEEANKLSAESLDTLTDIKPKFAARLSELTRLNNRPLSSSSICSTSSSSSSGSDQLLNGRNAPSYLASVESLAESENELGDHHHPHTAALSVLERACLEIVDSERSFVEDLGQVIKGYLLEWKERACLRLDELQILFANIEEIYEFNSLLLQQLINSGMEPGKIAKCFINLRERFDVYTTYCTSYPEAISLLTKLLQAKHTNSLLASTQKHLQHRLPLGSYLLKPVQRILKYHLLLDSLRKHCDVKEVAEAYAIMRQVAYNIDQVKRKQEQQSRVKELSGILDGWMGPDLSVLRELRHEGLLMEQHNKPRQVLLFETMLIITKQKEDGRLQFKSLISQQNLMLSEHLPGEPTSFYVIPFHEPRNQIKLTARNREQKRIWTQHIKGVMLEKLDIPTRAKELVYQLGNEEVLPMMHSKTKPPKPNKKRKL, encoded by the exons GCAGCACCACAGAGTTGGCACCATCCTTGCTAGGACTATACGACAGCTTGACGAGCAACTTAGCCGTCGGTAGTGTTGCCATCAACAAAGCGCTTGAGCTgcaacagagcagcaacaacaacaacagtagcaacagttgcagcggTGAGTCAACGCCcaagcgcagcaacagcaactgcagcagcagcagcagcaacagcaacatcagcagcagtgaCAATCAGTGTGGCAGCTACAGTCTTgttgccgtcgccgccgctgcgGCAGTGCGAGAGGAGCTCAGCCATACGCCTTTGTTGGTAGCGGGACTGCGTGACGAGCCTGATGGCGCAAAACTAAGTCGCGTGGTGCGTGCACAAAGTTCGGAGCTGGGCAGCAGTCAGagcattgccagcagcagcagcagcagtggcagcagcctGCGACGTGGCAACAACATACGCGTGTTGTCAGCCAACGTGCAACGGATTATAACACATGCTGAGGCACAAGCAGTAAGCGCTGTGGATTTAgaggcactgcagcagcagcagcaacagacgccGCCCTCGGccagcagtcgcagctgcagtCCAAAGCCAGCGCCACGCTACATCAAATCCAATCACCCATCCAAAGTAAAGTTATCGCATTTGCCTTTGAGCAAGTTTACGAACAAGTTGTCGGCGCAGTCGGGCAGCGATTTGGTTTGCACCTACGATGCCAATCAGGAGTACAACAAGAGCTTGAAGGACGACAATATAACGCCGACGAATAAGCTGGCGCCAGGCACGCCATTTCACTTTAAAGGCGAACCCtttgccaagctgcagctgctggacatGGACAGCAGCAAGTCCCAAGCAGCGGCGCCGCCGGCCAAGCACAAAGCTTTTGTCGTAGCCAGCGAGCCGCAGAGTCCCGAGCCGCTAGTGGATGCCATAAACTTTGATCTGGTCACGCAGCACATAGAGCAGCTAACGCTAAGTAATTTGGACTTGGGCGAATCGCTGGGCCCGGAGACACAACTGGTTGAGGCCATTAACAAGCCGCTGATAAGCAAACCGCTGACGCGCAGCGTCTCAGCGCCGCGTGCCACATCCACATCCTCGCCACAGCCGCCGCCCACATATGCGCGCAGCAAGCTCAAGACGCAGAGCAGCAAGGCCAGCACTTTGGGTGGCGGCATGCCCTTGCGTCTGCCCACGGCCGAGCAGCTGGCCGAGCTGGAGGAGGCCAACAAGCTGTCAGCCGAGAGTCTGGATACGCTCACGGACATTAAGCCCAAATTTGCTGCGCGTCTAAGCGAACTAACGCGTCTGAACAATCGTCCGCTTTCGTCCAGCTCCATTTGCTCCACTTCATCCAGCTCCAGTTCTGGTTCGGATCAGCTGCTGAACGGACGCAATGCGCCTTCGTATCTGGCTAGCGTGGAGAGTCTAGCGGAGAGCGAGAACGAGCTTGGCGATCATCATCATCCGCATACGGCCGCTCTAAGCGTCCTGGAACGCGCCTGCCTTGAGATTGTCGACTCGGAGCGCAGTTTCGTCGAAGATCTCGGTCAGGTTATTAAAGG TTATCTGTTGGAGTGGAAAGAGCGCGCCTGTTTGCGCTTGGACGAATTGCAAATACTCTTTGCCAACATTGAAGAGATTTACGAATTCaactcgttgctgctgcagcagctcatcaaCTCGGGCATGGAGCCGGGTAAAATCGCCAAATGCTTCATTAATCTGCGCGAACGTTTTGATGTGTATACAACCTATTG CACAAGTTACCCGGAAGCCATCTCGCTGTTGACCAAACTGCTGCAGGCCAAGCACACCAACTCACTATTGGCCTCCACGCAAAAGCATCTGCAACATCGCCTGCCCCTGGGCTCCTATTTGCTGAAACCGGTGCAACGCATACTCAAGTATCATCTGCTGCTGGAC AGCCTGCGCAAGCATTGCGATGTGAAGGAGGTAGCCGAGGCATATGCGATTATGCGTCAGGTGGCGTACAACATCGATCAGGTCAAACGCAAACAGGAGCAACAGAGTCGTGTCAAGGAGCTGTCGGGCATACTAGACGGCTGGATGGGTCCAG ATCTAAGCGTTTTGCGTGAGCTACGGCACGAAGGTCTGTTGATGGAGCAGCACAACAAGCCGCGACAGGTGCTGCTCTTTGAGACAATGCTGATCATTACCAAGCAGAAGGAGGACGGTCGTCTGCAGTTCAAGAGCCTCATATCG caacagaatcTAATGCTGAGCGAACATTTGCCAGGAGAGCCGACTAGCTTCTATGTAATACCCTTTCATGAGCCGcgcaatcaaatcaaactgACGGCCAGAAATCGTGAACAGAAGCGCATTTGGACGCAGCACATCAAAGGCGTTATGCTGGAAAAGCTGGATATACCCACGCGCGCCAAGGAGCTTGTCTATCAGCTGGGCAACGAGGAAG TACTACCAATGATGCATTCTAAAACTAAACCACCCAAACCaaacaagaaaagaaaactttaa